ATGGTACGAATATCTTCAAAACTTGTTGGGCCCTTAACATAGTTCAGAAGAGTGCGTAAGTAATATCGTTCACCACATCCTGTAGATACATGATAAAGTCTACCGATAGAAAAACCTCTCTTACGAATGGTCCACTCACGCTCTTTTCTCTTCCAAATAAATTTTCCCGGAAATTCAAAATACCGAAGTTCTCTAGCTTCTTCAAATCTAGAATTACATTCCATCCAAGCCAAAAACATTGACTTATCAACCAAAGGTTTATTCACGACATTTTCAATTGTTTCATTTTCATTGAACACAACAGTTTGTTCTCCTGGTAGGTGAAAATTCAGTCTCTCAACAGAAGGAAGCCTATAGTGAATCTCGAAGGCAAAAATTCTCCAAATAGCCTCACAAGCCGAAACATAACGACAATCATAATATTCTTTGATCTGACTCTTTTTGAACAGCATCAAAGCATTTGTAACATAATGAATAAGACCATTCGTGCTCACAATCAATAGATGTGATTGTGCCATATGTGACATAGTAACCTTCCTGTAGTTTACAATTCGCATACAATTCAgtggttttgttttgtatttaagattcttataaattaaagttgtaAATATAACCTTTTGCAGCAGCACTATATCCTTCAATTGCACAGCCTTATGATTATGAAGAAATATTAATTCTGATGATTTTAAACTGTGATTAGACTCATCAAGCAATGACCGTTGAATTATTGAACCGCGTTGAGTTTCCTTCTGTTGAATGAAATAAAACAGTAATTGATGGTGcattttgttaggtattttaaTTTGGTACATGTTTCATTTGGGGCTTGGTATTAATTTCTAGATTTTTCAGATGCACACATTTACTAAGCCGCCATGCATAACTAAGGCAATGATGTAAGATCTGAGCcaataaaaaagtttaaaatgatatttataCCTGTTTTTAAATTCATGCACTTCATAAATATCAGGTTCAATGGTGAGTTGCATTATGAACATTGAATTGGTCAATGATGTCGTGCCTAATACTTATGGATAAAGAGTTATTAAATAAGATAAGTATTTTCTTAATCATGCAACATTCAAACAggttattttaaaatgattattacctaTCCATAATTTGACTTTTGCATATTGAATAATAATCACAAAAGATTTATTATTCTCTGGTTTGGATACGTAACTATAAATTTCCTCTGCATATTGTTCCCAAAAACCTTCCTGAAATTTAGTTGTTCCTACATCAAACACAAGgtctaaataattatttatactcAATTTTTctgtaatttcattttaataaaatatgatattaaaatgaCTTACTCCTCATCAATCAATTCAAGGTTGATTGATAATTTGAAACCATCATTTACATTACTATATGCAGTTACTTCTGCAATTATGTCTGTGTAGAAGAAGTAAAAGGTTAATATTTATGCTATTTAATGTTTTGCAATCAGTTCAATGTATTAGAATTGTTGGTAAACCTGTCAATACTGTCGTGTCATATTTCAAAGCAAGTATGTCATTGAAATTGGCAAAATTAAATCGGTCTGCTGGAATTGTTATGTCATTGCAGTTTCTTATGACAGAGTTCTTGAGAAAAATTATCTTGTGATTGTGTTTAGTTGGTTTATGGTCTCCAATATTTTCGGTCACTTTAAACCTTGTGATATAGTAATGTTCTCCCTCCTTGATTTTATCTTGATGAGCAGATAATACATACTTTGAGATAATAGCTTGAATTCTAGTACCCTGTAAATTAACATTTTATCATCAGTTAAATAAATagtaaacaaaaccaaaacatgTAAGATAGACTATTATGTAAAATTGTATTTGCTAAACCTCTTCATCAATAAGAATTGTATGGATGTCGTTCACTTCACCATTATGTTCATATGTTTTCCATTGATAAattgctttgatttttattctccaTGTTCCGGTTTCTCCCACAATATTTCTAATCATGTGTTAGCTTCGAGCCATAGGGATAATTTGTGCTAAAAAACTTAAATGAATGACAAAGGGATAAAATTATCGAAGTGTTTGATAGGTGAATGACAAAGGGCTAAAATTTTTGAAGTATTTGATAGGTGAATgacaaaaggttaaaatttttcATGCATTTATAGCATGAAAGCCGGGTTCAataatcctaaaattcaaatatatgttTCCATACCTAATGCCATAAAAAGTTTTGTACAAATTTTATAGtattctaaattaattaaattataaaatatatattgcatcatattatgttatttttgtattattctcaaagttaattttgttcTATTCCCAAATTAAAAtccctaaaaataaaatcctctCAATTTTCCCCAAATagaaccctaaaaatcaaatttggacTTCACTGATATTTTATTGGTTCTCTTATGACTTGTCTGATTTAATATCTAAAATcagtataattaattttaaagtgtGGGTTAGAATTTTACAAATTGTGTTCTAAATAAATTGCTTTATTCATGTTTTAGAGAAGTATTCGTTCTGTTTTAATCCTTAAGTGTCTCAATTACAGATTGGTTGTTAATAATTTCtgtattttaggaaatgatattgtaattatacaaaatttattgacaatattatagaaaatttgtaattatatattttatattgacaatattacaaaaaattctgtattttaggaaatgatattgtaattatacagaatttattgacaatattacagaaaatttataattatatattttatattgacaATATTACGGAAAATTACAAATTGGTTGTTAATAATTTCTGTATTTTAGAAAATGATATTGTAATTATACAGAATTTATTGACAATATTAcagaaaatttgtaattatatattttatattgacaatattacagaaaattacaaattggttgttaataatttctgtattttaggaaatgataTTGTAACTATACAGAATTTATTGACAATATTAcataaaatttgtaattatatattttatattgacaatattacagaaaatttgtaattatatattttatacaaaTTTCACAATATTCTAAATATGTTTCCAAAGTCAATGCcataaaaagtttttattgTATGCTTTCTCACAATAAAAAACTGATTGCACAGCTCTAAACaattttagaagataaaatttCTGTATTCTGGGCATTCATGTGGGCGGGAAACTGTTGAAGGAGAGGTTGACATGTGTCAGtctgtttcttcattagtataattaatgaTATCCTAAATTCATCCAAGTGTTGAAAAAGGGATTTTTGAGATGTAAACCAATTTgatttttcaagtttaattaaGATGACATACTCACACTAAAATCTACTTGAAAAGGGACAGGAGGATTTTATTTTAAGCAAATGAAAAAAGTCATCATACAAATTAGAATTTGTAATCaggaatatactttaaaattttgattgaaattaaaTCATGGAAATCTTTGAATTGATTAGAAATGTCGGTTTTTTGTTTTAGTCACTTTGTCCTATTTATTGTAGACATATTTGCCAAGATAattattaaattcttaatatttctaattgtacataactaaaattataaaaacttaatattactaataatttttGCGTTGAGACGAGTTAAACAAgatccacttgactatattttaacttatagattaatataaaatacaaattaagagtaaactGTAAATAACGTTAGAGAATCAAATAGgataaaatcattaaaatgaagAGAGCATTGAATATGGTCAAATACAAGTAAAAAGGACTCGATGtagtttttttgaaatgaagttAAACTTTAATGAAGTTAAATTTGCAAGGATTTTAGATAAGACAAAATTTTCTAACCGTTTATTTTCGGAAGTAggacaaaaaaaattgagtatttAAAATCAATTGTTTTTTTCTAAACTTAAATTATAAACTTACTTTTGAAAGCAATTATTGACAAAGGTTGGGGTCTACCATTTCATAAAGTTTTGTTACATGTTATTCCGTCTGTCACCATAAAGTTGTCCATTGTAGAGAGCTTTCTAGACTGATAAAGTCATAATAGAGTAACGTAAAATCATTGGCCCAAtttaattttaccaatttttaataaaactttactataataataattattattattatagaaaataaaatttcatttgtcTGTATCCTAGGGGGTACGATTATTTGTtggaaaatacaaattaaatagcTAATGGGATGATTAGAACGTACACCAAAATATTAATCATGCAACATAAAgctaaaaaatgaaataatggACACTCAGAATCAAAAAAGTATACTATCTTTCAAGATATCAATCAAAATGATTACATACATGATGAATCATGATACATCACTGATTAATTTTCTCAACTCCATGGGTTAAAAAACAGTACTCACAGAGGAAACTCCATGAAATTATACAAACTCAAAACTaccaaaaatatttgtaaattttcCTCCTGTATTTAAAATCTCTACTTTAAACTATCAAGATTCAAGAAATCCAGTCAATTTCAGAATAGAATTCCGAACATAGATCAATTTCTTGCCACGATTTCCACTCGATTTCCTCTCGTAAGTATTCAAATCCCTAGATCTTCGATCAACAATCACATGAGGAGGAACAATCTCATTATTATCAGAAAATTGCGCACCGAAATCGATTTCATCATCGTAAcgaaaagaagaagaaggagatgAAGAGTTAGAATTAGATGCAGGAATATTGACAGGAACAGAGCATGATTCTTTCTTCCAGTTGAAGATCTTGTTGCGACGAATGAGTGATCTTGAGTTTGAATCGGACTCATGGAAAGTACTCTGATCATCATCCGAGGAGGAGAAATCGTCGGAGAAAACGATTTCTGATTCATCAAACTCGAAGAATTCAGCCATTTTCAGAGTGGTTTTGCTGAATTTAAGTTTGTGTAGTTAGAGTAGGAAATGTAAAGGGATAAGATTGGTAGGACAATTTAAAATGGTGTAGGAATTGTTAGGTATTTATAGAAGTGGTTGTAGAGTAGATGAGAGTAATAATTTAGAGGAATATTATTGAGGATAAAAACAAAGTAGTAATGAGGTGTGGGGCATTGagaagaggaaagggaaaatgattgaaagttttatttatttatttacgtataataaatttttaatgaatATCGCCAAAATTGATTGGGGGTCCTATTTATGAGaagtaaaactaaaaataataataataataataataataataataataatatttgatcattatttaattttggttATCCTATAAATATCATGATATGTCTAAATAATTAgccttaattattatttaatttgtgatATTTATTACAATCAAACTTGTCATATACTCACTTTagtatacttattattttatcaaCTTTATCTCCAATTCATACTCTTACaatcactttaaaaaattaatttttttcactattttatcCATATTTGTTTTAATGCAAATTCAAATATAGTTTCTTGTGTGGATATATAGGGGACAAATAAGTATGAGACTCATGAATATGAGATAAGCGTAAATAGACTCATGACTATGAGTATGAGACTCGTGGATATGAAGCACGTAGCAAATAGATATATTCGTTACCTACTCATGTACATGGAGAGTAAGACTTTTTTTCTATGAATGTTGCCAGAATTTAAGggttaattgatttttttttcttcttaattaGTACCTACTCACCATTCACGAGaaaaagaaatattaataataaccaTTCTCGATCATTATTTAAATTAGGGTATCTATGTAGATATTACAATAAGTATTAATAATCATCCTTGATCATTATTTTATATGTGATATCCATTACGATCAGATTTGTCTTATTTCCACTTTATATACACATATTGCATCAATTTTGTCTCCAATTCACGGTCAATCACTTTAAAGTTGTGatcttttctaatatttttgtcAACATGTTTAAATATTAATTCGAATATAAAATATCTTATATTGTAGGTAAGGGGCATATGAGTATTAGACCAATACAATGAGATATAGACTAGTCAAATGAGTGGATATGAAGCATGTTAATACctgtat
This genomic stretch from Amaranthus tricolor cultivar Red isolate AtriRed21 chromosome 9, ASM2621246v1, whole genome shotgun sequence harbors:
- the LOC130823437 gene encoding protein S40-1-like; its protein translation is MAEFFEFDESEIVFSDDFSSSDDDQSTFHESDSNSRSLIRRNKIFNWKKESCSVPVNIPASNSNSSSPSSSFRYDDEIDFGAQFSDNNEIVPPHVIVDRRSRDLNTYERKSSGNRGKKLIYVRNSILKLTGFLES